From the Juglans microcarpa x Juglans regia isolate MS1-56 chromosome 3D, Jm3101_v1.0, whole genome shotgun sequence genome, the window CTTCTTCTTTGGTCCTACCACTGGAAGACCACCAATTTGCTTCTCTTTCATTCTCTTGAAAGCCTGTAGAATCAACTCACTGCCCTGGATGCTTACAACCTGGCCAAGAAGACAAAGGAACATTTTGGAAGTATGAATTCAATAGTGACCTAGAAGAACACTCATTTAACAGTGCAAAGCTTACCTCTGCAGAAGACATGAAAGGAAGTCCAAAATCAGATATAGGCTGTGCAGCAATGCTGTCAAACCAGTCCCTTCCTGCACAACCCTCAAGACCCTGAACGACTGCGGATTGAGTAATGAAGTTCTTTATCTCCGGCTTGCCTATTTCAATTACAGGTACATTCCTCATCCTATACTTGGAGAGTAGCAGTAGGACAGTCAACATAGAACTATCTGTTGAAACTGGAATGAAAGGAGCCCAACGGAATGATTTGATTATTGAACTCAcctgaaacaaaaaagaaaaaaaaaaaagaagaagaaagaaacttcatttctaatatgatttgatttcgATTTTATGTCTCACTTGGTTCCATCAAGGCACTTCACgaccaaataaaattaaaattgctCATAATTAATGGAGAAAAGGAGGGCAGACAATAAAAATGACACAACCTATCGCTTAAGTTAGTCCAAACAAACAATATTATATGAGGTACTAAAGGCAACTTAGGCTCTACAAATTATGCTCTTGGCAAAGACAAGCTTACTGTGGTTGACTTGAAGGGTTCATCTTGCAAAAAAACTTTGTAAAAATCCTCGCCCAATTTGTCAGCAGCTGTGGGAGCATCTTTTCCCATCCTTTTATCTGCTGCAACACCACCAGCCACAGCAGCACCAACTGCAGCAGCTGTTAGCCCCACCACTGCAGCAGGCCCTGTCGCACCCAATGCTAGTGCCCCAAGAGCGCCAACTGCGCCTGCACCAACTCCAGCGGCTGTTGCTGAACTAGCTGATAGGGCAACGGCAGCAACTTCTGCACTCTCCAAGACCCACAGAACAATGGCAGAGTAATCTATGATCCCTAGGTACCTATCTCTCCAATCTGAACTATTTCCTTTGTCAAGGTTTCTCACAGGAGCCGAAAAAATGTTGCATTCAGATAAAATCTTTACAGCATCAGCAACGGAAGTGTCTGCTGAGATTTCAATCACTGCAGGATATAATAGGCAATGTGCAACGCTGTCTTTAGTGATTCAGATATGCTTTCCTTCAATTCATGCTAAGTAAATGAACCAAGTACCGCTAAAACTTTACAAGACTATACACAACAATTTTGTTGATAATCACCTTTACCACGGGGAACTTGTGGGAATGATGAAACTGGAATATCTGAAAATGCATTTGTTAAAATCTCTTGCAGAGGTCGTGGTAATTTCTTCCTTGACTGGATCTTCTCAAAATAAGCATCATAGCTTGAAAGTGAAGAACTGTCTTTGATCAATTGTTCGGCTGCCATACCTATTACCTACACCAAAGGCACTTACTAGAGTTTCCCAATATCCCAAATTCTtccttttaaaaacaaaatggtgTGATTACTTCTACACAACACGGACGGCTCACCATGGGTAAAATCCAATTGGGTGTGCTACTTTTTTAACTCTTAATATCGCATATTTCCTTTTAGCCTTTGTAAATAATTGGAGTTCAACACCAAATCATCATGGTATCTCACACGCCCATCATAAAGAGGTGTTGTACAATGAACTTTGTTTTTACAATCGTGTTCATTGAtctaaaaagtttgaatttcttgacccaaaaaagaaaataataatacttgaCCAATAGCAAAGAAAAGGGCGAGATGGAATTCACGTTCAAGTTCCACatcttaaaattgaaaaaaaaaaaaaaagaagaaataaataactTGACATGAAAAGGAGATCTGCAATGAAAATGTTCGGAAAGAGATATATACCGTTCAAAACGTCGTGTTTACAGATGAAGACTCGGTTATGCTAAGGTAAAGCTCCCTGTTCATCTCCTGAAAGTTTCAGTTATACGGGTTCTAAACTTCTAATAACTGCATGCATGGGCTCTAGCCTTGCCATGTGTAGGTGGTGGACGCATGGCAGAGTAATAACTCGGCACGCGGCAGTTTGTAAAAGTCTGGGAGACATTTTCACCTGCTACAAATCCTATGTATGTCCCCTGGCATGAAGTACATGAAGTTGAGTGggttcgaccatatattataCGTAAAATGATAGGTTATTCtcctactatttattttatatttaatttttttattaattttttattttacttaatgattaagtaaggattattagtaaaattatatatttttttaattttttcttaatagttaaggatgttaaaaaaatacttaaaataaaataataaaaaaataaaaaatttaaaataactataaataataaataggtagtaATACACAGTAACCCTAACACTTcccatattatattattagatcAGTCAGTTTTGCGAAtcttatttaaatacttaattaaatgTGTCGTATCAATAAATGcaagtaaatataataaaataaagaaataaataagaaatagcATTGGTACAACTCTTTGattaaaataagattatttaaatgttttttttttttaaaaatttaaggcTTGAAAGAGAGATAATAGCGTTTATGTTTATGTTGCGAAAAACGATAacaataaagtaaaagtaaacaCGAAAAACAATCGaacaatcacacacgacacaaggtttacgtggttcgacaaattGCTTAAATCCATGAAAGCTG encodes:
- the LOC121256353 gene encoding SNF1-related protein kinase regulatory subunit gamma-1-like, which translates into the protein MAAEQLIKDSSSLSSYDAYFEKIQSRKKLPRPLQEILTNAFSDIPVSSFPQVPRGKVIEISADTSVADAVKILSECNIFSAPVRNLDKGNSSDWRDRYLGIIDYSAIVLWVLESAEVAAVALSASSATAAGVGAGAVGALGALALGATGPAAVVGLTAAAVGAAVAGGVAADKRMGKDAPTAADKLGEDFYKVFLQDEPFKSTTVSSIIKSFRWAPFIPVSTDSSMLTVLLLLSKYRMRNVPVIEIGKPEIKNFITQSAVVQGLEGCAGRDWFDSIAAQPISDFGLPFMSSAEVVSIQGSELILQAFKRMKEKQIGGLPVVGPKKKIVGNISMRDIRYLLLKYELFSNFRKLTVMDFVHIIASQEAGKVVPPITCKPNSTLGSVIHKLASRSVHRIYVVAGEEDEVVGVITLRDVISCFIYEPPNHFDNYFGFVVKEMLE